One region of Streptomyces subrutilus genomic DNA includes:
- a CDS encoding biotin carboxylase N-terminal domain-containing protein, with protein MFSTVLVANRGEIAVRVIRTLRELGIRSVAVFSDADADARHVREADTAVRIGPAAAAESYLSVERLLDAARRTGAEAVHPGYGFLAENAAFAQACADAGLGFIGPPASAISLMGDKIRAKETVRAAGVPVVPGSSGSGLSDAELAAAAEEIGMPVLLKPSAGGGGKGMRLVRDAAVLAEEIAAARREARSSFGDDTLLVERWIDRPRHIEIQVLADSHGNVVHLGERECSLQRRHQKVIEEAPSVLLDEKTRAAMGAAAVEAARSCGYVGAGTVEFIVPGGDPSSYYFMEMNTRLQVEHPVTELITGLDLVEQQLRVASGGALAFTQDEVRLTGHAIEARVCAEDPARGFLPSGGTVLALSEPSGGPVRTDSGLTAGVPVGSTYDPMLSKVIAYGPDRATALRVLRGALADTVILGVQTNAGFLRRLLAHPDVVSGDLDTGLVERDLASLLPDSVPVEVYAAAALLAQGPGALPGTPVRGRRTGWEGTPSTGPDGWVDPFDAVGGWRLGGTPAWTVHHFRLPGHDPVTVRTRPSGSTTELLVTDEAGPDAASPAMEARGPGQSPGAPARGRIVARTPDTVTVELDGVTHRFSHAASPEGTWLGRDADSWHVQAHDPVAAALSGSGHAGADTLAAPMPGTVTVVKVAVGDRVAAGQSLLVVEAMKMEHVISAPHAGTVTELDVTPGATVAMDQVLAVVTPDEEEGA; from the coding sequence ATGTTCAGCACTGTTCTGGTCGCGAACCGGGGCGAGATCGCGGTACGCGTCATCCGCACGCTGCGGGAGCTCGGCATCCGCTCCGTGGCCGTCTTCAGCGACGCGGACGCGGACGCCCGCCACGTACGGGAGGCCGACACGGCCGTCCGGATCGGGCCGGCGGCGGCCGCCGAGAGCTACCTGTCGGTCGAGCGGCTCCTGGACGCCGCGCGGCGCACGGGCGCCGAGGCGGTCCACCCGGGCTACGGCTTCCTCGCCGAGAACGCCGCGTTCGCGCAGGCGTGCGCGGACGCCGGCCTCGGCTTCATCGGGCCCCCGGCCTCCGCCATCTCCCTGATGGGCGACAAGATCCGGGCCAAGGAGACGGTGCGCGCCGCCGGAGTCCCGGTGGTCCCGGGCTCCTCGGGCAGCGGCCTGTCGGACGCCGAACTGGCCGCCGCCGCAGAGGAGATCGGCATGCCCGTCCTGCTGAAGCCCTCGGCGGGCGGCGGCGGCAAGGGCATGCGGCTGGTGCGCGACGCGGCCGTGCTGGCCGAGGAGATCGCGGCGGCCCGCCGCGAGGCCCGCTCCTCCTTCGGCGACGACACGCTCCTGGTCGAGCGGTGGATCGACCGGCCGCGGCACATCGAGATCCAGGTGCTCGCCGACTCCCACGGGAACGTGGTCCACCTGGGCGAGCGCGAGTGCTCCCTCCAGCGGCGCCACCAGAAGGTGATCGAGGAGGCGCCGTCGGTCCTGCTGGACGAGAAGACCCGGGCGGCGATGGGCGCGGCGGCGGTGGAGGCGGCCCGCTCGTGCGGGTACGTGGGCGCGGGCACGGTGGAGTTCATCGTCCCGGGCGGGGACCCGTCCTCCTACTACTTCATGGAGATGAACACCCGCCTCCAGGTCGAGCACCCGGTGACGGAGCTGATCACCGGCCTGGACCTGGTGGAGCAGCAGCTGCGGGTGGCCTCCGGCGGGGCCCTGGCCTTCACCCAGGACGAGGTCCGGCTGACGGGCCACGCGATCGAGGCCCGGGTGTGCGCCGAGGATCCGGCGCGGGGGTTCCTGCCCTCGGGCGGCACGGTCCTCGCCCTGTCCGAGCCGTCGGGGGGGCCGGTCCGCACGGACTCCGGCCTGACCGCGGGCGTCCCGGTGGGCTCGACGTACGACCCGATGCTGTCGAAGGTCATCGCGTACGGGCCGGACCGCGCGACGGCCCTGCGGGTCCTGCGCGGCGCCCTGGCGGACACGGTGATCCTGGGTGTCCAGACCAACGCCGGATTCCTCCGGAGGCTGCTGGCCCACCCGGACGTGGTCTCCGGCGACCTGGACACGGGCCTGGTCGAACGCGACCTCGCCTCCCTCCTCCCGGACAGCGTGCCCGTCGAGGTCTACGCGGCCGCGGCCCTGCTCGCGCAGGGACCCGGGGCGCTGCCCGGCACCCCGGTCCGGGGTCGCCGGACGGGCTGGGAAGGCACGCCGTCGACCGGCCCGGACGGCTGGGTGGACCCGTTCGACGCCGTCGGCGGCTGGCGCCTCGGCGGTACCCCGGCCTGGACGGTGCACCACTTCCGCCTTCCCGGCCACGACCCGGTGACGGTCCGCACCCGCCCCTCCGGCTCGACCACAGAGCTGCTCGTCACCGACGAGGCCGGTCCGGACGCAGCCTCGCCGGCGATGGAGGCGCGGGGTCCGGGGCAGAGCCCCGGCGCACCGGCCCGCGGCCGGATCGTGGCCCGCACCCCCGACACCGTCACCGTCGAACTCGACGGCGTCACCCACCGCTTCAGCCACGCCGCCTCCCCGGAGGGGACCTGGCTCGGCCGCGACGCGGACTCCTGGCACGTGCAGGCCCACGACCCGGTGGCCGCCGCCCTGAGCGGGAGCGGGCACGCGGGGGCCGACACACTCGCCGCCCCCATGCCCGGCACCGTCACGGTCGTCAAGGTGGCCGTCGGCGACCGGGTGGCGGCCGGCCAGAGCCTGCTCGTGGTCGAGGCGATGAAGATGGAGCACGTCATCTCCGCCCCGCACGCCGGGACCGTCACCGAACTCGACGTCACCCCCGGTGCCACGGTGGCCATGGACCAGGTCCTGGCCGTCGTCACCCCGGACGAGGAGGAGGGCGCGTGA
- a CDS encoding phosphatase, producing the protein MGRMPKPIETPVPSRAELVDHLVRTRIAGQVATPRENNLSHYRKLANGDRHYWLGLELGDRWTDEQDVLAVMAERCGVVDDPAHRFGQDTIDPELTVAGLDRLATRLRKAALDRQSVLLATGHPGGLLDVHRATAAALRAAGCEIVVIPAGLTADEGSVWQFADVAVLERGATLWHTHSPEPMAAILDGLAAAGRPQPDLVVADHGWAGCAAQRGLDAVGYADCNDPALFLGEAEGTLQVAVPLDDHVRDPRFYDPMTAYLLAGAGLLDA; encoded by the coding sequence ATGGGCCGCATGCCGAAGCCGATAGAGACGCCCGTACCCAGCCGCGCCGAGCTCGTCGACCACCTGGTCCGCACGCGCATCGCGGGCCAGGTCGCCACCCCGCGCGAGAACAACCTCTCCCACTACCGCAAGCTCGCCAACGGCGACCGGCACTACTGGCTCGGGCTGGAGCTGGGCGACCGGTGGACGGACGAGCAGGACGTGCTCGCCGTGATGGCCGAGCGCTGCGGGGTCGTGGACGATCCGGCGCACCGCTTCGGCCAGGACACCATCGACCCGGAGCTGACGGTGGCCGGCCTGGACCGGCTGGCCACCCGGCTGCGCAAGGCCGCGCTGGACCGGCAGAGCGTGCTGCTCGCCACCGGGCACCCGGGCGGGCTGCTGGACGTCCACCGGGCCACGGCGGCGGCCCTGCGCGCGGCGGGCTGCGAGATCGTGGTGATCCCGGCCGGGCTGACCGCCGACGAGGGCTCGGTGTGGCAGTTCGCGGACGTCGCCGTGCTGGAGCGCGGTGCGACGCTGTGGCACACCCACTCGCCGGAGCCGATGGCCGCGATCCTGGACGGGCTCGCCGCGGCCGGCCGCCCGCAGCCGGACCTGGTCGTCGCCGACCACGGCTGGGCGGGCTGCGCCGCGCAGCGCGGCCTCGACGCCGTCGGGTACGCGGACTGCAACGACCCGGCGCTCTTCCTCGGCGAGGCCGAGGGCACCCTCCAGGTGGCGGTCCCGCTGGACGACCACGTCCGCGACCCGCGCTTCTACGACCCGATGACCGCCTACCTCCTGGCCGGCGCCGGGCTGCTGGACGCCTAG
- a CDS encoding hydroxymethylglutaryl-CoA lyase, which translates to MTVPAPGLPARVRIHEVGARDGLQNEKTAVPTEVKAEFIHRLAAAGLTTVEATSFVHPKWVPQLADAEQLFPLLGDVDAALPVLVPNERGLDRALALGATRIAVFGSATETFASRNLNRTVAESLAMFEPVVARAKEGGAHVRGYLSMCFGDPWEGAVPVHQVVRVAKALLDLGCDELSLGDTIGVATPGHVQALLGELGAEGVPVDRVGVHFHDTYGQALSNTLAALQHGVTTVDASAGGLGGCPYAKSATGNLATEDLVWMLDGLGIETGVDLAALTATSVWMAERLGRPSPSRTVRALSHKE; encoded by the coding sequence ATGACCGTCCCGGCGCCCGGCCTGCCGGCCCGGGTCCGGATCCACGAGGTCGGCGCCCGTGACGGGCTGCAGAACGAGAAGACGGCCGTCCCCACCGAGGTGAAGGCCGAGTTCATCCACCGGCTGGCCGCCGCCGGGCTCACCACGGTCGAGGCCACCAGCTTCGTGCACCCGAAGTGGGTTCCGCAGCTCGCCGACGCCGAGCAGCTCTTCCCGCTGCTCGGCGACGTCGACGCGGCGCTGCCCGTGCTCGTGCCCAACGAACGCGGCCTCGACCGGGCCCTGGCGCTCGGTGCCACCCGTATCGCCGTGTTCGGGTCGGCCACCGAGACCTTCGCCTCGCGCAACCTCAACCGCACCGTCGCCGAGTCCCTCGCCATGTTCGAGCCCGTCGTGGCCCGCGCCAAGGAGGGCGGGGCGCACGTCCGCGGCTACCTGTCGATGTGCTTCGGCGACCCCTGGGAGGGCGCGGTCCCCGTCCACCAGGTGGTCCGCGTCGCCAAGGCCCTGCTCGACCTCGGCTGTGACGAGCTGAGCCTCGGCGACACCATCGGCGTCGCCACGCCCGGCCACGTCCAGGCCCTGCTGGGCGAGCTGGGCGCGGAAGGCGTGCCCGTCGACCGCGTCGGCGTGCACTTCCACGACACCTACGGCCAGGCCCTGTCCAACACCCTCGCCGCGCTCCAGCACGGCGTGACCACGGTCGACGCCTCCGCCGGCGGCCTCGGCGGATGCCCGTACGCGAAGAGCGCCACCGGCAACCTCGCCACCGAGGACCTGGTGTGGATGCTCGACGGCCTCGGCATCGAGACCGGTGTCGATCTGGCCGCCCTCACCGCCACGAGCGTGTGGATGGCCGAACGGCTGGGCCGCCCCAGCCCCTCCCGTACCGTCCGCGCCCTCTCCCACAAGGAGTAA
- a CDS encoding SACE_7040 family transcriptional regulator: MSTSAATPTRREQILSEAARLFAARGFHGVGVDEIGAAVGISGPGLYRHFAGKDAMLAELLVGISERLLTGGRRRVEEAAGDPALVLSSLIDGHIDFALDDRALITLHDRELDRLRDTDRKLVRQLQRQYVELWVAVVRELHPEVGEAEVRVCVHAVFGLLNSTPHLAALGREATESLLRRLAHGAFGALSV, translated from the coding sequence ATGAGCACCAGTGCGGCCACCCCGACCCGTCGCGAGCAGATCCTCAGTGAGGCCGCCCGCCTCTTCGCCGCGCGCGGATTCCACGGCGTCGGCGTCGACGAGATAGGGGCCGCGGTCGGTATCAGCGGCCCCGGCCTCTACCGGCACTTCGCGGGCAAGGACGCCATGCTGGCCGAGCTGCTGGTCGGCATCAGCGAACGGCTGCTCACCGGCGGCCGGCGCCGGGTGGAGGAGGCGGCGGGCGATCCCGCTCTGGTCCTGTCCTCGCTCATCGACGGGCACATCGACTTCGCGCTCGACGACCGGGCGCTGATCACCCTGCACGACCGGGAGCTCGACCGGCTGCGGGACACGGACCGCAAGCTCGTCCGCCAGCTGCAGCGCCAGTACGTGGAGCTGTGGGTGGCCGTCGTACGGGAACTGCACCCGGAGGTGGGCGAGGCGGAGGTACGGGTCTGCGTGCACGCGGTCTTCGGCCTGCTGAACTCCACCCCGCACCTGGCGGCCCTGGGGCGGGAGGCGACGGAGTCACTGCTCCGGCGGCTCGCGCACGGGGCGTTCGGGGCTCTGTCGGTGTGA
- a CDS encoding ABC transporter substrate-binding protein, whose amino-acid sequence MPKSRTSSFTRRGFIAAGGALGLVAALAACGGTDSKGDGGADKGAAASGPWTFKDDLGKDVSTKAKPKNIVAFTGTAAALYDYGVPVKGVFGPTKTADGKPDVQAGSMDISKVEIIGNVYDEFNVEKYAALQPDLLVTNTWDGSYWYVPEASKDKILQLAPAAAISVGGDATLDKALERTAELAKSLGADMNDKKAVDAKARFEAAAAKVREATKANPGIKVLVGSGSADLFYVSTPDTSADLKYFKSLGVEFVTPEKLDEGGFFESLSWENAGKYKADVVFLDNRTGTLQPEDLKAKATWAELPAVKAGQITPRVTEPIYSYDKCAVILEDLAKAIQNAKKVG is encoded by the coding sequence ATGCCCAAGTCCCGTACCTCCTCCTTCACCCGCCGCGGTTTCATAGCGGCCGGCGGCGCCCTGGGCCTCGTCGCGGCTCTCGCGGCGTGCGGTGGCACCGACTCGAAGGGCGACGGCGGCGCGGACAAGGGCGCCGCGGCGTCGGGCCCCTGGACCTTCAAGGACGACCTCGGCAAGGACGTCAGCACCAAGGCCAAGCCGAAGAACATCGTCGCCTTCACGGGCACCGCCGCCGCGCTGTACGACTACGGCGTACCGGTCAAGGGCGTCTTCGGCCCGACCAAGACCGCCGACGGCAAGCCCGACGTCCAGGCCGGCTCGATGGACATTTCCAAGGTCGAGATCATCGGCAACGTCTACGACGAGTTCAACGTCGAGAAGTACGCCGCCCTCCAGCCCGACCTGCTCGTCACCAACACGTGGGACGGCAGCTACTGGTACGTGCCCGAGGCCTCCAAGGACAAGATCCTGCAGCTGGCCCCCGCCGCCGCGATCTCCGTGGGCGGCGACGCCACCCTGGACAAGGCCCTGGAGCGCACCGCCGAGCTCGCCAAGTCCCTCGGCGCCGACATGAACGACAAGAAGGCCGTCGACGCCAAGGCCCGCTTCGAGGCGGCCGCCGCGAAGGTCCGCGAGGCCACCAAGGCCAACCCGGGCATCAAGGTGCTCGTCGGCTCCGGCTCCGCCGACCTGTTCTACGTCTCCACCCCGGACACCTCGGCCGACCTGAAGTACTTCAAGTCCCTCGGCGTCGAGTTCGTCACCCCGGAGAAGCTGGACGAGGGCGGCTTCTTCGAGTCCCTCAGCTGGGAGAACGCCGGCAAGTACAAGGCCGACGTCGTCTTCCTCGACAACCGCACCGGCACCCTGCAGCCGGAGGACCTGAAGGCGAAGGCCACCTGGGCCGAGCTGCCCGCCGTCAAGGCCGGCCAGATCACCCCGCGCGTCACCGAGCCGATCTACTCGTACGACAAGTGCGCCGTGATCCTCGAGGACCTCGCGAAGGCCATCCAGAACGCCAAGAAGGTCGGCTGA
- a CDS encoding acyl-CoA dehydrogenase family protein — protein MRRTVFNEDHEAFRETIRAFIEAEVVPVYDEWFAAGQAPREFYYKLGELGVFGINVPEEFGGAGLDTHKFEAVLYEETSRAGVNFGGSGVHVLLALPYIKMLSTDEQKKRYLPKFVTGEEMWALAMTEPGTGSDVAGMKTTAKLSEDGTHYVLNGAKTFITGGVHADRVIVCARTSAPREDDRRFGISLFAVDTKSAGYSVGRKLDKLGLRTSDTAELAFVDVKVPVEDLMGEENKGFYYLGQNLPSERWGIAFGAYAQAKAAVRFAQQYVQERTVFGKPVAHFQNTKFELAACQAEVDAAEAVADRALEALDAGELTAAEAASAKLFCTEVAHRVIDKCLQLHGGYGYMNEYPIARLYADNRVNRIYGGTSEVMKSIIAKSMGL, from the coding sequence GTGCGCCGTACCGTATTCAACGAGGACCACGAGGCCTTCCGCGAGACCATCCGCGCCTTCATCGAGGCCGAGGTCGTCCCGGTCTACGACGAGTGGTTCGCCGCCGGCCAGGCTCCTCGCGAGTTCTACTACAAGCTGGGCGAGCTCGGCGTCTTCGGCATCAACGTGCCCGAGGAGTTCGGCGGCGCCGGCCTGGACACCCACAAGTTCGAGGCCGTGCTCTACGAGGAGACCTCGCGCGCGGGCGTGAACTTCGGCGGCTCCGGCGTGCACGTGCTGCTCGCCCTCCCCTACATCAAGATGCTCTCCACCGACGAGCAGAAGAAGCGCTACCTGCCGAAGTTCGTCACCGGCGAGGAGATGTGGGCGCTGGCGATGACCGAGCCGGGCACCGGCTCCGACGTCGCGGGCATGAAGACCACCGCCAAGCTCTCCGAGGACGGCACCCACTACGTCCTCAACGGCGCCAAGACCTTCATCACCGGTGGCGTCCACGCCGACCGCGTGATCGTCTGCGCCCGCACCTCCGCCCCGCGCGAGGACGACCGCCGCTTCGGCATCTCCCTGTTCGCCGTGGACACCAAGTCCGCCGGCTACTCCGTCGGCCGCAAGCTGGACAAGCTCGGCCTGCGCACCTCCGACACCGCCGAGCTGGCGTTCGTCGACGTGAAGGTCCCGGTCGAGGACCTGATGGGCGAGGAGAACAAGGGCTTCTACTACCTCGGCCAGAACCTGCCCTCCGAGCGCTGGGGCATCGCCTTCGGCGCGTACGCGCAGGCCAAGGCCGCCGTCCGGTTCGCCCAGCAGTACGTGCAGGAGCGCACCGTCTTCGGCAAGCCCGTCGCGCACTTCCAGAACACCAAGTTCGAACTGGCCGCCTGCCAGGCCGAGGTGGACGCGGCCGAGGCCGTCGCCGACCGCGCCCTGGAGGCCCTGGACGCCGGTGAGCTGACCGCCGCCGAGGCCGCGTCCGCGAAGCTGTTCTGCACCGAGGTCGCGCACCGCGTCATCGACAAGTGCCTCCAGCTCCACGGCGGTTACGGCTACATGAACGAGTACCCGATCGCCCGCCTGTACGCCGACAACCGCGTGAACCGCATCTACGGCGGCACCAGCGAGGTCATGAAGTCCATCATCGCCAAGTCCATGGGCCTGTAG
- the tesB gene encoding acyl-CoA thioesterase II, whose protein sequence is MNEALTTLLDLLDLEQIEEDIFRGTSRSALVPRVFGGQVAAQALVAAGRTVPEDRTAHSLHSYFLRAGDPGAPIVYSVDRIRDGRSFTTRRVVAVQHGQPIFHLSASFQAYEEGLDHQAAMPSAPDPETLPTAAESLPAYREIFRDPGTVERLVEARGAVDLRYATTPPWGSVGEPVEPRSQVWFRTAGKLESDDPLLHTCLATYVSDMTLLDSVLLAHGRGGWAVGDVVGASLDHAMWFHRPFRADEWLLYDQESPSAAAGRGLGQARIWTQDGRLAVTVIQEGVVRVPRA, encoded by the coding sequence ATGAACGAGGCACTGACGACGCTCCTCGATCTGCTCGACCTCGAGCAGATCGAGGAGGACATCTTCCGCGGTACCAGCCGTTCGGCGCTGGTACCGCGGGTCTTCGGCGGTCAGGTCGCCGCCCAGGCGCTGGTCGCGGCCGGCCGCACCGTGCCCGAGGACCGCACCGCGCACTCGCTGCACTCGTACTTCCTGCGCGCCGGCGACCCGGGCGCGCCCATCGTCTACTCGGTGGACCGGATCCGCGACGGGCGCTCCTTCACCACGCGCCGGGTGGTCGCCGTCCAGCACGGCCAGCCGATCTTCCACCTCTCCGCGTCCTTCCAGGCGTACGAGGAGGGCCTGGACCACCAGGCCGCGATGCCCTCCGCGCCCGACCCGGAGACGCTGCCGACCGCAGCCGAGTCGCTGCCCGCGTACCGCGAGATCTTCCGCGACCCGGGCACGGTGGAGCGGCTGGTCGAGGCCCGCGGCGCGGTGGACCTGCGGTACGCCACCACCCCGCCCTGGGGCAGCGTCGGCGAGCCCGTGGAGCCGCGCTCGCAGGTGTGGTTCCGTACCGCCGGCAAGCTGGAGAGCGACGACCCCCTGCTGCACACCTGCCTGGCCACGTACGTCTCCGACATGACCCTGCTGGACTCGGTGCTGCTCGCGCACGGGCGCGGCGGGTGGGCGGTCGGCGACGTGGTCGGCGCCTCGCTGGACCACGCGATGTGGTTCCACCGGCCGTTCCGCGCCGACGAGTGGCTGCTGTACGACCAGGAGTCCCCGTCGGCGGCCGCCGGGCGGGGCCTGGGCCAGGCCCGCATCTGGACCCAGGACGGCCGGCTGGCCGTGACCGTCATCCAGGAGGGTGTGGTGCGCGTTCCGCGCGCCTGA
- a CDS encoding acyl-CoA dehydrogenase family protein, which yields MPLDHRLTPEHEELRRTVEAFAHDVVAPKIGDLYERHEFPYEIVAEMGRMGLFGLPFPEEYGGMGGDYLALGIALEELARVDSSVAITLEAGVSLGAMPLYLFGTEEQKREWLPKMCSGEVLGAFGLTEPGAGSDAGGTRTTAVRDGDEWVVNGSKCFITNSGTDITGLVTVTAVTGRKADGRPEISSIIVPSGTPGFTVAAPYSKVGWNASDTRELSFDGVRVPLANLVGEEGRGYAQFLRILDEGRIAISALATGLAQGCVDESVKYARERHAFGKAIGDNQAIQFKLADMEMRAHMARIGWRDAASRLVAGEPFKKEAAIAKLYSSTVAVDNARDATQIHGGYGFMNEYPVARMWRDSKILEIGEGTSEVQRMLIARELGFSA from the coding sequence ATGCCCCTCGACCACCGGCTCACCCCCGAGCACGAGGAACTCCGCCGCACCGTCGAGGCGTTCGCGCACGACGTGGTCGCGCCGAAGATCGGCGACCTGTACGAGCGGCACGAGTTCCCGTACGAGATCGTCGCCGAGATGGGCCGCATGGGCCTGTTCGGCCTGCCCTTCCCCGAGGAGTACGGCGGCATGGGCGGCGACTACCTCGCCCTCGGCATCGCCCTGGAGGAGCTGGCCCGCGTCGACTCCTCGGTCGCCATCACCCTGGAGGCAGGCGTCTCCCTGGGCGCCATGCCCCTCTACCTGTTCGGGACCGAGGAGCAGAAGCGGGAGTGGCTGCCGAAGATGTGCTCCGGCGAGGTCCTGGGCGCCTTCGGGCTGACCGAGCCGGGCGCCGGCAGCGACGCCGGCGGCACCCGCACCACGGCCGTCCGTGACGGCGACGAGTGGGTCGTCAACGGATCCAAGTGCTTCATCACCAACTCCGGTACGGACATCACCGGCCTGGTCACCGTCACCGCCGTGACGGGCCGCAAGGCGGACGGCCGCCCGGAGATCTCCTCGATCATCGTCCCGTCCGGCACGCCTGGCTTCACCGTCGCCGCCCCGTACTCCAAGGTCGGCTGGAACGCCTCGGACACCCGCGAGCTGTCCTTCGACGGCGTACGGGTGCCGCTCGCCAACCTGGTCGGCGAAGAGGGCCGCGGCTACGCGCAGTTCCTGCGGATCCTGGACGAGGGCCGGATCGCCATCTCCGCGCTGGCGACGGGCCTGGCCCAGGGCTGTGTGGACGAGTCGGTGAAGTACGCGAGGGAGCGGCACGCCTTCGGCAAGGCGATCGGCGACAACCAGGCCATCCAGTTCAAGCTGGCGGACATGGAGATGCGCGCCCACATGGCCCGCATCGGCTGGCGCGACGCCGCTTCCCGGCTGGTGGCCGGGGAGCCGTTCAAGAAGGAGGCGGCGATCGCCAAGCTGTACTCCTCCACGGTGGCCGTGGACAACGCCCGGGACGCCACGCAGATCCACGGCGGCTACGGGTTCATGAACGAGTACCCGGTGGCGCGCATGTGGCGGGACTCGAAGATCCTGGAGATCGGCGAGGGCACCAGCGAGGTCCAGCGCATGCTCATCGCGCGCGAACTCGGCTTCTCCGCCTAG
- a CDS encoding carboxyl transferase domain-containing protein, which produces MQQAPVLTSAADPASEAWRTNEAAHRELTEGLRARLDAARLGGGEKARARHTARGKLLPRDRVDTLLDPGSPFLELAPLAAEGMYGGAAPAAGVIAGIGRVSGRECVIVANDATVKGGTYYPMTVKKHLRAQEVALENRLPCLYLVDSGGAFLPMQDEVFPDREHFGRIFYNQARMSGAGIPQIAAVLGSCTAGGAYVPAMSDEAVIVRGQGTIFLGGPPLVKAATGEVVTAEELGGGEVHSRTSGVTDHLAQDDAHALRIVRNIVSTLPERGALPWSVEAPEEPKVDPYGLYGAVPVDSRTPYDAREIIARIVDGSRFQEFKAEFGQTLVTGFARIHGHPVGIVANNGILFSESAQKGAHFIELCDQRGIPLLFLQNISGFMVGRDYEAGGIAKHGAKMVTAVACTRVPKLTVVVGGSYGAGNYSMCGRAYSPRFLWMWPNAKISVMGGEQAASVLATVKRDQIEGAGQEWPAEDEEAFKAPVRAQYEEQGNAYYATARLWDDGVIDPLETRQVLGLALTACANAPLGDRGFGIFRM; this is translated from the coding sequence ATGCAGCAGGCACCAGTGCTGACGAGCGCCGCGGACCCGGCGTCCGAGGCCTGGCGGACCAACGAGGCCGCCCACCGCGAGCTGACCGAGGGGCTGCGGGCCCGGCTCGACGCGGCGCGGCTCGGCGGCGGCGAGAAGGCCCGCGCCCGCCACACCGCCCGCGGGAAGCTCCTCCCCCGCGACCGGGTGGACACCCTCCTGGACCCCGGGTCCCCCTTCCTGGAGCTGGCCCCGCTGGCCGCCGAGGGCATGTACGGGGGCGCGGCCCCCGCCGCCGGGGTGATCGCGGGCATCGGCCGGGTCAGCGGCCGCGAGTGCGTGATCGTCGCGAACGACGCCACCGTCAAGGGCGGCACGTACTACCCGATGACCGTCAAGAAGCACCTGCGCGCCCAGGAGGTGGCGCTGGAGAACCGTCTCCCCTGCCTCTACCTGGTCGACTCGGGCGGCGCCTTCCTGCCCATGCAGGACGAGGTGTTCCCGGACCGCGAGCACTTCGGCCGCATCTTCTACAACCAGGCGCGCATGTCGGGGGCCGGCATCCCGCAGATCGCCGCCGTCCTCGGCTCCTGCACGGCGGGTGGCGCGTACGTGCCGGCCATGAGCGACGAGGCCGTCATCGTCCGCGGCCAGGGCACGATCTTCCTCGGCGGCCCGCCGCTGGTGAAGGCCGCCACCGGTGAGGTGGTCACGGCGGAGGAGCTGGGCGGCGGCGAGGTCCACTCGCGGACCTCCGGCGTCACCGACCACCTCGCGCAGGACGACGCGCACGCGCTGCGGATCGTACGGAACATCGTGTCGACCCTGCCCGAGCGCGGGGCCCTGCCCTGGTCGGTCGAGGCGCCCGAAGAGCCCAAGGTGGACCCGTACGGGCTGTACGGCGCGGTCCCGGTCGACTCCCGCACCCCGTACGACGCCCGCGAGATCATCGCCCGGATCGTGGACGGCTCCCGCTTCCAGGAGTTCAAGGCGGAGTTCGGGCAGACCCTGGTCACCGGGTTCGCCCGGATCCACGGGCACCCGGTCGGGATCGTCGCCAACAACGGAATCCTGTTCTCCGAATCCGCCCAGAAGGGCGCCCACTTCATCGAGCTCTGCGACCAGCGCGGCATCCCGCTGCTGTTCCTCCAGAACATCTCCGGGTTCATGGTCGGCCGCGACTACGAGGCGGGCGGCATCGCCAAGCACGGCGCCAAGATGGTGACCGCGGTGGCCTGCACCCGGGTGCCGAAGCTGACGGTGGTCGTCGGCGGCTCGTACGGCGCGGGCAACTACTCGATGTGCGGGCGGGCGTACTCGCCGCGCTTCCTGTGGATGTGGCCCAACGCCAAGATCTCCGTGATGGGCGGCGAGCAGGCGGCCTCGGTGCTGGCCACCGTCAAGCGCGACCAGATCGAGGGCGCGGGCCAGGAGTGGCCGGCCGAGGACGAGGAAGCCTTCAAGGCCCCGGTCCGGGCGCAGTACGAGGAGCAGGGCAACGCCTACTACGCCACCGCCCGGCTGTGGGACGACGGGGTCATCGACCCGCTGGAGACCCGGCAGGTGCTGGGTCTGGCCCTGACCGCGTGCGCGAACGCCCCGCTGGGCGATCGCGGCTTCGGCATCTTCCGTATGTGA